A genome region from Passer domesticus isolate bPasDom1 chromosome 25, bPasDom1.hap1, whole genome shotgun sequence includes the following:
- the LOC135286006 gene encoding potassium voltage-gated channel subfamily A member 3-like, translated as MDERRSLLYSPAASSAGRQPRGGSSSSHHNLGYTEQLPPAAPQPGPEQHEEEGEEGEEGSMTVVGGGGGGDPLLEEPQHPPALLGGERYDQPPAPALPAGQPAGAGEHECCERVVINISGLRFETQLKTLAQFPETLLGDPRKRMRYFDPLRNEYFFDRNRPSFDAILYYYQSGGRIRRPVNVPIDIFSEEIRFYQLGEEAMEKFREDEGFIREEQRPLPEKEFQRQVWLLFEYPESSGPARGIAIVSVLVILISIVIFCLETLPEFRDDHDYEGTGGTFGTGSGPLPPDVFTNSSSSPTSMVSSFTDPFFVVETLCIIWFSFELLVRFFACPSKATFSKNIMNIIDIVAIIPYFITLGTELAERQGNGQQAMSLAILRVIRLVRVFRIFKLSRHSKGLQILGQTLKASMRELGLLIFFLFIGVILFSSAVYFAEADDPSSGFSSIPDAFWWAVVTMTTVGYGDMHPITIGGKIVGSLCAIAGVLTIALPVPVIVSNFNYFYHRETEGEEQAQYMHVGSCQHLSSSEEMKKARSNSTLSKSEYMVIEEGGINHSAFKQAAFKAGNCTTTNNPNCVNIKKIFTDV; from the coding sequence ATGGACGAGCGCCGGAGCTTGCTCTACTCTCCGGCCGCCTCCTCCGCCGGCCGGCAGCCGCGGGGCGGCTCgagcagcagccaccacaaCCTGGGCTACACCGAGCAGCtgccccccgccgccccccagCCGGGCCCCGAGCAGCACGAGGAAGAGGGCGAAGAAGGCGAGGAAGGCAGCATGACCGTGgtgggaggcggcggcggcggagacCCTTTGCTGGAGGAGCCCCAGCATCCTCCTGCGCTGCTCGGGGGGGAGCGCTACGATCAGCCCCCGGCGCCGGCCCTGCCCGCCGGGCAGCCCGCGGGCGCTGGGGAGCACGAGTGCTGCGAGCGCGTGGTGATCAACATCTCGGGGCTGCGCTTCGAGACCCAGCTCAAGACCCTGGCACAGTTCCCCGAGACGCTGCTGGGGGACCCCCGCAAGAGGATGCGCTACTTCGACCCCCTCCGCAATGAGTATTTTTTCGACCGTAACCGTCCCAGCTTCGACGCCATCCTCTACTACTACCAGTCGGGCGGGCGCATCCGGCGTCCCGTCAATGTCCCCATCGACATCTTCTCCGAGGAGATCCGCTTCTACCAGCTGGGGGAGGAGGCCATGGAGAAGTTTCGGGAGgatgagggtttcattcgggagGAGCAGCGGCCGCTTCCCGAGAAGGAGTTTCAGCGCCAGGTGTGGCTCCTCTTCGAGTACCCCGAGAGCTCTGGGCCGGCCCGAGGCATTGCCATTGTCTCTGTCCTGGTCATCCTTATCTCTATTGTCATCTTCTGTCTGGAGACCCTGCCTGAATTCAGGGATGATCATGACTATGAGGGAACTGGGGGAACCTTCGGGACAGGCAGCGGCCCTCTCCCACCTGATGTCTTCACCAACTCCTCATCCTCGCCTACTTCCATGGTGTCATCCTTCACCGACCCTTTCTTTGTGGTGGAGACTTTGTGCATCATCTGGTTCTCCTTTGAGCTGCTGGTCCGTTTCTTTGCCTGCCCCAGCAAGGCCACCTTCTCCAAGAACATCATGAACATCATTGACATTGTGGCCATCATCCCCTACTTCATcaccctgggcacggagctggcTGAGCGGCAAGGCAACGGCCAGCAAGCCATGTCCTTGGCCATCCTCAGAGTCATCCGCCTCGTCAGGGTCTTCCGCATCTTCAAGCTCTCCCGGCACTCCAAGGGGCTGCAGATCCTGGGGCAGACCCTCAAGGCCAGcatgagggagctgggcctgctcatcttcttcctcttcatcgGCGTCATCCTCTTCTCCAGCGCCGTTTACTTCGCGGAAGCCGACGACCCCAGCTCGGGGTTCAGTAGCATCCCCGATGCCTTCTGGTGGGCCGTGGTCACCATGACCACCGTGGGCTACGGGGACATGCACCCCATCACCATTGGGGGCAAGATCGTGGGGTCTCTGTGCGCCATCGCGGGGGTGCTGACCATCGCCCTGCCCGTGCCCGTCATCGTCTCCAACTTCAACTACTTCTACCACCGGGAGACGGAGGGTGAGGAGCAAGCCCAGTACATGCACGTCgggagctgccagcacctcTCGTCCAGCGAGGAGATGAAGAAGGCTCGCAGCAATTCCACCCTCAGCAAGTCCGAGTACATGGTGATTGAGGAAGGGGGGATCAATCACAGTGCATTCAAACAGGCTGCCTTTAAAGCAGGCAACTGCACGACCACAAACAATCCCAACTGTGTGAACATCAAAAAGATCTTTACGGATGtttaa